In one Rutidosis leptorrhynchoides isolate AG116_Rl617_1_P2 chromosome 8, CSIRO_AGI_Rlap_v1, whole genome shotgun sequence genomic region, the following are encoded:
- the LOC139861565 gene encoding transcription factor TCP2-like, whose protein sequence is MDVDEIQRQVSKFQRVSSNGSTTTTDTSQKLATNFDLHNTGDDGNGGNGGGRRIDVTVGSGGGGVARLCGWPASRIVRVSRASGGKDRHSKVLTSKGLRDRRVRLSVSTAIQFYDLQDRLGYDQPSKAVEWLLKAASSAIDELPSLDPSFSGVIMDNHNNYLTEEKKLVKSVIDFEDPNCINDVSRSPVGSSTSETSKGSGPGPGPGLSLSRSENRVKARERARELACNKKDKEKENVLNPGPGINIAENGSFTDLLTCGVNTTNTNNIYARSHVYPNFIQIPQFNNNQHHQYSFLQDNYGGGGGGGGESYDLNFSMMTSSGGGGGGVTAAAAALGPGYSRGTLQSNLPSSNLQHHQLFQSSLIDGTNGTNLPFFIVPNNVSDHFPGGYHLSYGNGTGDNNNNDDHREKTKN, encoded by the coding sequence ATGGATGTGGATGAAATTCAAAGACAGGTGTCTAAATTCCAAAGAGTATCTTCAAATGGCAGTACAACCACTACTGATACTTCACAAAAATTAGCTACTAATTTTGACCTACACAACACCGGCGATGACGGTAACGGCGGTAACGGAGGAGGACGGCGAATTGACGTTACGGTCGGCAGTGGCGGTGGCGGTGTGGCGAGGTTATGCGGCTGGCCGGCGTCTCGAATAGTTAGGGTTTCTAGGGCTTCAGGTGGTAAAGATAGACACAGTAAGGTATTAACGTCGAAAGGACTCCGGGACCGCCGTGTACGGCTGTCGGTAAGTACAGCTATTCAATTTTACGATTTACAGGATCGATTAGGTTATGATCAACCGAGTAAAGCAGTTGAATGGTTGTTAAAAGCTGCTTCGAGTGCGATTGATGAGCTTCCGTCACTAGATCCTTCGTTTTCCGGCGTAATTATGGATAATCATAACAATTACTTAACTGAAGAGAAGAAGTTAGTTAAATCTGTTATTGATTTTGAAGATCCGAATTGTATAAATGATGTATCGAGATCTCCTGTAGGAAGTAGTACATCTGAAACGAGTAAAGGTTCGGGTCCGGGTCCAGGTCCGGGTCTTTCGTTGTCTAGATCCGAAAACCGGGTTAAAGCAAGAGAACGTGCACGAGAATTAGCTTGTAATAAAAAAGATAAGGAGAAAGAAAACGTACTGAATCCGGGTCCGGGTATAAATATTGCTGAAAACGGGTCGTTTACGGATCTACTTACGTGCGGAGTCAACACCACTAACACGAACAACATTTATGCTCGTTCTCATGTTTACCCTAATTTTATCCAAATTCCGCAATTTAACAACAATCAACATCATCAATACTCGTTTCTTCAAGATAATTATggaggaggtggtggtggtggtggagagaGTTATGATTTAAATTTTTCAATGATGACAtcatcgggtggtggtggtggtggtgtgacagcagcagcagcagccctTGGTCCGGGATACAGTAGGGGGACCCTTCAGTCCAATTTACCTTCATCGAATTTGCAACATCATCAGCTGTTTCAATCGTCGTTGATTGACGGAACAAACGGCACGAATCTACCGTTTTTTATTGTACCAAACAATGTCTCGGATCATTTTCCTGGCGGTTATCATCTTAGCTACGGCAACGGTAccggagataataataataatgatgatcatAGAGAGAAAACAAAGAACTGA